CTGGGTAAGGCTCCCCTGGCCACAGTCCCAggcttctccctcttcctcttcaggCTTAGAGTTACCCATGATCTATTCCTTTGTCTTTTTCAGGCTCAAATCCACACCCCGACCTAAATTTTCTGTGTGTGTCCTGGGAGACCAGCAACATTGTGATGAGGCCAAGGCTGTAGAAATCCCCCACATGGATATTGAGGCCCTGAAGAAGttgaacaagaacaagaaattgGTCAAGAAACTAGGTGTGTGGAATTAGCATGTTTGGGACCTCCAGGCAAGAGATAGTCAGGAAAAGGAGATGAGGTTTTTATCTGATGTCATTTTTTAAGATGTgggatagaaagataaaatgtaGATAGTATGGTGCATTTGAAATAGATTTGGTGGACAAGTCAGTTTTTCTGGGTCTCCCAATGGCTAGACTAGTTCTCTTCAAAGGTTCTGATACTTTtacatcccccccccccttttaaggAGTTTGCAGCATAATTGGGGGTACTAAAGTTCATGAAACAATTAAACCTGTGCCGCCATTTAGCACTAATTACTGGTATTGAGTTTCTGAGACTTGAgttttacattaaaggatcacCTTTAAAAGTCTTGGTCAGGGGGTTGAGTTGACTAAATGTACTGCTTGGTCCTCATTCTGCCTCCCTCCAGTGTTTCCCtggctcttttttgtggtgagtTGTGCTAATGCTAATCCAAAAACTATGGTTTTCTCAATAGCTAAAAAGTATGATGCCTTTTTGGCCTCCGAGTCCTTGATCAAGCAAATCCCTCGAATCCTGGGTCCTGGTCTGAACAAAGCTGGCAAGTTTCCATCTCTGCTCACCCACAATGAGAATATGGTGGCAAAGGTCGATGAGGTTAAATCTACTATCAAGTTCCAGATGAAGAAGGTATGGATAAAGTTGTAGCCATATCACCTTGCTTTGCTGGTTGGTAAAGGATATTTCCTCTCATTCAGAAATTAAGTGTTTTTGAAATGCAGATTATTAAACTTGAAGGAATTACCCTGAGCTTTGAAGGGAGCTAAGAGATTGTGAGAGGGAGCATTCCAGCTTTTATAGCAAGGAGACTCATGTCTTCCAGTTGTGACTGTGCTTGAAGAAGAGAGGACTGGTCTGTCTTATGATTATCCCCCCATCCCCTGATCATCAGATCCTGCTAACTATTACCAATTTGCCCGGCCTCCTGTTTTAGGTGCTGTGTTTGGCAGTGGCTGTTGGCCACGTGAAGATGACAGATGATGAGCTTGTCTACAACATCCATCTGGCTGTCAATTTCCTGGTTTCTCTGCTAAAGAAGAACTGGCAGAATGTGAGAGCATTGTATATCAAGAGCACCATGGGCAAGCCCCAGCGTCTGTACTAGATCTACATGGCGGAAGCtgctaatgaattaataaatggcGGAAGCTGCTAATGAATATTTTGTGCTGTGAGATTACTGGGGGGAATATGGGGACAAGGGTTACAAGTAAAGATGGAATGGTAGCCATAGAAGTTATCCACTCATTCAAGCATCactgaaaaaaagggaaggacctAGTGGGGGCCCCCTTTCCATTGCTGAAATATTTTATCCTTTCCTGGTAGGATGGAGGAGTAAGCAACTAACAGACTGTTTCccttgggtggctcagtggatgcaaaagacctgagttcaaactcaagaataccccaaatgggggctgctgggtagctcagtggattgagagtcaggcctagagactagagatcctaggttcaaatccagccttagacacttcccagctgtgtgaccctgggcaggtcacttgaccccacaTTGctcacccttcccactcttccacctaaaagccaatacacagaagttaagggtttaaaaaaaaaagaataccccaaatgaagtcattaaGACAAGGTATACATGACTGGGAAAACTTCATGATGCATGTTAGTAGCTCAGTCTTGAATAGAAGTGATAGTTAAGCATTGCCCACAGGTGTTTTGTATTGAAAAATCTTCGAAATAAGTATTTCTACTCCCTTTATAACATAAGACCTATTGCTTTTTTGGGCAATGGTTATAGGATATTCCCTACAGAGCCTGGGGAAAAGTGGAGTGGAAGGCAAGGGCTCCATAATCAATTCTATCAACTGAGCTGAAATTGAGCCCCGAGAGCCATAAAGTATATATAGTCCAAAAGTATTTTTTTGTCAAGTGCTAGATAGGAAAAAAGGTTAAACCTATAAAATCCTCAAAGAAACTTTAAAACCTTCATTTTTCTCTACCTCCCTAGTCTTATGGGGGAAACCAGGGAAATAAActcaaatattatttgtgggttcagtggGGTCGATAGACTGgaagggaaccaggtttaactataaggggaatgacca
The window above is part of the Gracilinanus agilis isolate LMUSP501 chromosome 4, AgileGrace, whole genome shotgun sequence genome. Proteins encoded here:
- the RPL10A gene encoding 60S ribosomal protein L10a; its protein translation is MSSKVSRDTLYEAVREVLHGTQRKRRKFLETVELQISLKNYDPQKDKRFSGTVRLKSTPRPKFSVCVLGDQQHCDEAKAVEIPHMDIEALKKLNKNKKLVKKLAKKYDAFLASESLIKQIPRILGPGLNKAGKFPSLLTHNENMVAKVDEVKSTIKFQMKKVLCLAVAVGHVKMTDDELVYNIHLAVNFLVSLLKKNWQNVRALYIKSTMGKPQRLY